From a region of the Candidatus Methylomirabilota bacterium genome:
- a CDS encoding imidazole glycerol phosphate synthase subunit HisH — MIAIIDSGIANLRSVQKGFERVGADARIVDDPGTLRDAFGIVLPGVGAFADGIGKLQDGGFVEPLLRAIEAGKPVLGICLGLHFLFSESEEFGHHAGLNIIKGRVVRFTNAAVGAVREPPLLKIPHMGWNRIRIERQAPIFKDIPDGAFFYFVHSYFVQPEDERVIAATTEYGRRFTSALWRENLFACQFHPEKSQVLGLQLLRNFASLT; from the coding sequence ATGATTGCTATTATCGACTCCGGCATTGCGAACCTTCGGAGTGTTCAGAAGGGGTTTGAGCGTGTCGGGGCCGATGCCAGGATCGTCGACGATCCTGGGACACTGCGCGACGCCTTCGGCATTGTCCTGCCTGGGGTCGGCGCATTTGCCGACGGGATCGGGAAACTTCAGGACGGCGGGTTCGTCGAGCCGCTGCTGCGGGCGATCGAGGCGGGGAAGCCGGTCCTCGGCATCTGCCTGGGGCTGCACTTTCTGTTCAGTGAGAGTGAGGAATTCGGACATCACGCGGGCCTCAACATTATCAAGGGTCGGGTGGTCCGATTCACGAACGCTGCCGTAGGGGCGGTTCGCGAACCGCCCCTACTCAAGATCCCGCATATGGGGTGGAACCGGATCAGGATCGAACGGCAGGCGCCGATATTCAAGGACATTCCGGACGGAGCCTTCTTCTACTTCGTCCATTCCTACTTTGTACAGCCTGAGGATGAACGCGTGATTGCTGCGACAACGGAGTACGGTCGTCGATTTACCTCAGCGCTATGGCGCGAGAATCTCTTCGCCTGCCAGTTTCACCCCGAGAAGAGTCAAGTCCTGGGTCTTCAACTGTTGAGGAACTTCGCGTCCCTCACGTAG
- a CDS encoding plasmid stabilization protein yields the protein MHRLLLGPRAQRDLNRLRGKTWARVKEALAALAQTPRPSGCVKLATGAWRIRVGDIRVLYDVDDKARTIEVLRVKHRRESYRRL from the coding sequence ATGCATCGGCTACTGCTCGGTCCCAGGGCACAACGAGACCTGAATCGGCTCAGGGGCAAGACTTGGGCGAGGGTCAAGGAGGCGCTGGCGGCGCTGGCTCAAACTCCACGCCCCTCCGGATGCGTCAAGCTTGCTACTGGCGCCTGGAGGATACGGGTTGGTGATATCAGGGTACTCTACGACGTTGACGACAAGGCGCGCACGATCGAGGTCTTAAGAGTCAAACACCGACGCGAGAGCTATCGACGACTGTAG
- a CDS encoding histidine triad nucleotide-binding protein yields MESCLFCQIAKRERPGKIVYEDEQSVAFEDIHPKAPVHILIVPRQHLATLLDANEADDRLLGHLMLVANRIARQIGIADRGFRVVINCNSEGGQAVYHLHLHLLGGRPLSWHPA; encoded by the coding sequence GTGGAGAGCTGTCTCTTTTGCCAGATCGCGAAGCGAGAACGTCCTGGAAAGATTGTCTACGAGGATGAGCAATCGGTCGCCTTCGAGGACATTCATCCGAAGGCCCCTGTCCACATCCTGATCGTTCCCAGACAACACCTCGCGACACTCCTTGACGCGAACGAAGCCGACGATCGGCTGCTCGGGCACCTGATGCTGGTGGCGAACCGGATTGCTCGACAGATCGGGATCGCCGACCGGGGCTTTCGCGTCGTGATCAACTGCAACAGCGAGGGCGGGCAGGCGGTCTATCACCTACACCTGCACCTGCTGGGCGGCCGACCCCTCAGTTGGCACCCGGCGTAG
- a CDS encoding imidazoleglycerol-phosphate dehydratase HisB — protein MSRTAKVHRKTAETDVAVTLNLDGTGRHALQTHIPFLDHMLAQLATHGLFDLDIEAGGDLEVDLHHTVEDVGIALGEAFAQAMGDKRGIRRFASALVPLDEALARIALDISGRPYLVYEAPQLQGRIESFDVTLVKEFMRALAMNMKVNLHVAVLYGENLHHCVEAIFKALARCLDQATAVDPRIVEVPSTKGSL, from the coding sequence ATGAGCAGGACAGCCAAGGTCCACCGAAAGACCGCAGAGACCGACGTCGCAGTTACGCTGAATCTGGACGGGACGGGGCGGCACGCGCTTCAGACGCACATCCCCTTTCTCGATCATATGCTCGCCCAACTGGCGACGCACGGCCTCTTTGATCTGGATATCGAGGCGGGAGGCGATCTTGAGGTCGATCTGCATCACACGGTGGAGGACGTCGGGATCGCGCTCGGCGAGGCGTTCGCCCAGGCCATGGGGGATAAGCGGGGCATCCGACGATTTGCGTCGGCGCTTGTGCCGCTGGATGAGGCGCTGGCCCGCATCGCGCTCGACATCAGCGGCCGCCCCTATCTGGTCTATGAGGCGCCCCAACTTCAGGGTCGGATCGAGAGTTTTGACGTCACCCTTGTCAAGGAGTTCATGCGCGCCCTGGCTATGAACATGAAGGTCAACCTTCATGTAGCGGTCCTGTACGGCGAAAACCTGCACCACTGCGTCGAGGCGATCTTTAAGGCATTGGCCCGGTGTCTCGACCAGGCGACGGCGGTCGATCCGCGGATTGTTGAGGTCCCCTCAACGAAGGGGAGTTTATAG
- the mlaD gene encoding outer membrane lipid asymmetry maintenance protein MlaD — MKRLTMETVVGLFVVVGIVALAWLSIRLGKLELVGDRGYTVIAEFDSVAGLKNGSVVEIAGVEVGRVKEIGLDSYRARVAMSIDPAVKLQDDSIVSIRTKGLIGEKYVRITPGGSDTIVQPGGKLRETEDPIDIEQLISNYIFGKL; from the coding sequence ATGAAGCGACTGACCATGGAAACGGTAGTCGGCCTGTTCGTGGTGGTGGGTATCGTCGCGTTAGCTTGGCTTTCGATCAGACTGGGCAAGCTCGAGCTGGTCGGCGATCGAGGGTATACCGTGATCGCCGAGTTTGACTCGGTTGCCGGTCTGAAGAATGGGTCGGTTGTCGAGATCGCCGGGGTGGAGGTCGGGCGGGTCAAAGAGATCGGGTTGGACAGCTATCGAGCTCGCGTCGCCATGAGCATCGATCCCGCCGTCAAGCTTCAGGATGACTCAATCGTCTCGATTCGGACAAAGGGGCTGATCGGCGAGAAATACGTGAGGATTACGCCGGGAGGCTCAGATACGATCGTCCAGCCCGGAGGCAAACTCCGAGAGACCGAGGACCCCATCGACATCGAGCAACTTATCTCGAATTATATCTTCGGCAAACTCTAA
- a CDS encoding type II toxin-antitoxin system HicB family antitoxin, giving the protein MKFLVVLEVGEDGYIVAECPALSGCVSQGRTEEEALANIREAIQGIVAVRQKHGLRIPEERVVEIAVPA; this is encoded by the coding sequence GTGAAGTTTCTCGTAGTCCTAGAAGTTGGGGAGGACGGCTACATCGTGGCCGAGTGCCCAGCCTTGTCGGGTTGCGTTTCTCAGGGTCGGACCGAGGAAGAAGCCCTAGCGAACATCCGGGAGGCGATCCAGGGGATTGTGGCAGTTCGACAGAAACATGGCCTGCGGATTCCCGAAGAGCGCGTAGTCGAGATCGCGGTCCCGGCTTAG
- a CDS encoding organic solvent tolerance ABC transporter substrate-binding protein, with translation MPGQGLAGPATDQVKGTVDQVLEILTDPTLKDDRRTKERRAKLRQTVLERFDFSEMSKRSMGQHWKERSPEERTEFVGLFTDLLERAYIDRVEGYTGEQIVYLEERTDGNYSEVRTKIVTKRNQEIPIAYRLQRADSKWSVYDIVVEGVSLVNNYRTQFSKIIRTSSYRDLVKKMQAKVEGEEAAELSTPKPKVR, from the coding sequence ATGCCGGGACAGGGCTTGGCCGGTCCGGCAACCGATCAGGTCAAGGGGACCGTCGACCAGGTGCTGGAGATCCTGACCGATCCGACGCTCAAGGATGATCGGAGGACGAAGGAGCGTCGGGCCAAGCTCCGCCAGACCGTATTGGAGCGATTTGATTTCTCCGAAATGTCGAAGCGTTCCATGGGCCAGCATTGGAAAGAGCGCTCGCCCGAGGAGCGCACCGAATTCGTCGGCCTCTTCACCGACCTGTTGGAACGGGCCTACATTGACCGGGTTGAGGGGTATACGGGCGAGCAGATCGTATACCTGGAAGAGAGGACGGATGGCAACTATTCCGAGGTCAGGACAAAGATTGTGACGAAGCGGAACCAGGAGATTCCGATTGCCTACCGTCTACAGAGAGCCGACTCTAAATGGTCGGTCTATGACATTGTTGTTGAGGGCGTCAGTCTCGTGAATAACTATCGTACCCAGTTCAGTAAGATCATTCGCACCTCCTCGTATCGAGACCTGGTGAAAAAGATGCAGGCGAAGGTCGAGGGTGAGGAGGCGGCTGAGCTTAGTACACCGAAGCCGAAGGTCCGGTAA
- a CDS encoding imidazole glycerol phosphate synthase subunit HisF, giving the protein MLAKRIIPCLDVKDGRVVKGTRFVDLRDAGDPAEVAALYDQQGADELVFLDITASYERRDILLDVVRRTADMTFTPLTVGGGVRVVEDIRALLLAGADKVSLNTAAVQRPELLTEAAKRFGSQCTVLAIDAKRLDDGAACAPTSVPQPPTPNPQPPAHTPRWQVYTHGGRTPTGLDAVAWAKQGEALGAGEILLTSMDRDGTKDGYDLALTRAVADAVTIPVIASGGAGTLDHLYDALVVAGADAVLAASIFHFREYAIQDAKAYLRGRGVPVRD; this is encoded by the coding sequence ATGCTGGCCAAGCGCATCATTCCGTGCCTTGATGTCAAAGACGGTCGTGTCGTGAAAGGGACGCGGTTCGTGGATCTCCGCGACGCGGGCGATCCGGCCGAGGTGGCAGCGCTGTATGACCAGCAGGGGGCCGACGAACTGGTATTTCTGGATATCACCGCCTCCTACGAGCGGCGGGATATCCTGCTTGATGTGGTCCGCCGGACGGCGGACATGACCTTTACCCCTCTCACGGTAGGCGGCGGGGTCCGGGTAGTAGAGGATATCCGGGCGCTGCTCCTGGCCGGCGCCGACAAGGTCTCGCTCAACACCGCGGCGGTACAGCGCCCGGAACTGCTCACCGAGGCGGCCAAGCGGTTTGGGAGTCAGTGCACCGTACTCGCCATTGACGCGAAACGGCTCGACGACGGTGCAGCGTGCGCTCCGACCTCTGTCCCCCAACCCCCAACCCCCAACCCCCAACCCCCAGCTCATACGCCGCGCTGGCAGGTCTACACCCACGGCGGCCGGACACCGACTGGACTGGATGCGGTCGCGTGGGCGAAGCAGGGGGAGGCGCTGGGCGCCGGGGAGATCCTGCTTACCAGCATGGACCGGGATGGCACCAAAGACGGCTACGATCTGGCCCTGACCCGCGCGGTGGCGGATGCCGTCACGATTCCGGTTATCGCGTCGGGGGGTGCCGGTACCCTGGATCATCTGTACGACGCATTGGTTGTCGCGGGGGCTGACGCCGTACTGGCCGCCTCAATCTTTCATTTCCGTGAATATGCCATTCAGGATGCGAAGGCGTACCTGCGTGGTCGCGGTGTCCCGGTGCGGGATTAA
- a CDS encoding ABC transporter ATP-binding protein, with protein MIQLVNLYKSFDRQQVLRGLNLTIPRAQVTAIIGRSGGGKSVLLKHLVGLMRPDSGQVLVDGTDLCRLRGKALDTVREKFGVLFQGGALFDSLTVFDNVAFPLREKTRLSEGEIRQRTMQRLEAVGLADMTHKYPAELSGGMKKRAALARALVHDPEIILFDEPTTGLDPILLNSVHRLILDAHKRFGFTAVVVSHDIPEIFDIAQTIAMLHEGVIVEHGSPQTIMASANPIVRQFLTGATNGQAGVE; from the coding sequence ATGATCCAGCTTGTTAATCTCTATAAGAGCTTTGACCGGCAACAGGTACTCAGGGGGTTAAATCTGACCATCCCCCGAGCGCAGGTGACGGCGATCATCGGGCGGAGCGGGGGCGGCAAGAGTGTCCTGCTGAAGCATCTCGTCGGTCTTATGCGGCCCGACAGCGGTCAGGTGCTGGTCGACGGAACCGATCTCTGTCGGCTTCGCGGTAAGGCCCTGGATACGGTGCGTGAAAAGTTCGGCGTCCTGTTCCAGGGGGGCGCGTTGTTTGATTCGTTGACGGTGTTTGACAATGTGGCCTTTCCGCTTCGTGAGAAGACCCGACTGTCGGAAGGTGAGATCAGACAGCGTACGATGCAGCGCCTGGAGGCCGTGGGACTCGCCGATATGACGCACAAATATCCGGCAGAACTAAGCGGAGGGATGAAGAAACGGGCCGCTTTAGCCAGGGCCCTGGTCCATGATCCGGAGATCATCCTGTTTGATGAGCCGACGACGGGCCTTGATCCGATCCTGCTGAACTCTGTTCATCGGCTGATTCTGGACGCCCACAAGCGCTTTGGGTTTACTGCGGTTGTGGTGAGTCACGATATTCCGGAGATCTTCGATATCGCCCAAACGATCGCGATGCTCCACGAAGGGGTCATTGTAGAGCACGGCAGTCCGCAGACTATCATGGCCTCCGCGAATCCTATCGTTCGGCAGTTTCTGACCGGGGCCACCAACGGGCAGGCCGGCGTAGAGTAG
- the hisA gene encoding 1-(5-phosphoribosyl)-5-[(5-phosphoribosylamino)methylideneamino]imidazole-4-carboxamide isomerase yields the protein MLIIPAIDLKGGQVVRLSQGDPLRQTAYSADPAATARRWEEEGASILHLVDLDGAFAGRPEQLAVVAQVTRAITIPVQLGGGLRSLANVEQAFAAGIERAVLGTAAIENEGLLREAAKVYPGRILLGIDAKNGRVAVRGWAEATELLATDLAIRAADLPLAGIIYTDIERDGMLTGPNLDALRRMAQTARHPIIASGGIATLDDLRRLATLEPSIVIGALVGKALYEGRFLLKDAITAAR from the coding sequence ATGCTGATCATTCCCGCGATCGACCTCAAAGGGGGCCAAGTCGTTCGGTTGTCACAGGGCGATCCCCTGCGCCAAACCGCCTATTCCGCCGATCCCGCCGCCACGGCGAGGCGATGGGAGGAGGAAGGGGCGTCGATCCTGCACCTGGTCGATCTCGACGGCGCCTTTGCCGGACGGCCGGAGCAACTCGCTGTTGTGGCCCAGGTGACCCGCGCCATCACAATCCCGGTGCAACTCGGCGGTGGGTTGCGAAGCCTGGCGAATGTGGAGCAGGCGTTCGCCGCCGGCATCGAGCGGGCTGTCCTTGGGACCGCTGCCATCGAGAATGAGGGACTTCTGAGGGAGGCCGCCAAAGTCTATCCCGGTCGCATTCTGCTTGGTATCGATGCGAAAAACGGGAGGGTGGCGGTACGGGGTTGGGCGGAGGCCACCGAACTGCTCGCGACCGATCTGGCGATACGGGCGGCCGATCTGCCGCTGGCCGGGATTATTTATACCGATATCGAGCGAGACGGGATGCTCACGGGACCCAACCTGGATGCCCTGCGCCGGATGGCTCAGACGGCCCGTCACCCGATCATCGCGTCCGGAGGGATCGCCACATTGGACGATCTCAGACGGCTCGCGACGCTGGAGCCCTCTATTGTCATCGGCGCCCTGGTCGGCAAGGCGCTCTATGAGGGCCGATTCTTACTGAAGGACGCGATTACGGCGGCGAGATAA
- a CDS encoding metal-dependent phosphohydrolase — MATPRTAARHSTGNVSTPLISPYEGVALLADPIHRYILFTVPMGHRSERTEKELIDSPWVQRLRRIHQLQSTWWVYPSGEHSRFQHVLGTMHMAGAFARHLYPSLKETFGETLPSEPFVEELLRLAGLLHDVGHGPFGHFFDDHFLRQFQVGGERLNHEILGMAIIIKRLGGVIQAIRRSPNGLFRPNERLDPRYVAFLIKKPGPSTRSGTGLAAGFPEWLSALRPLFSGIYTVDNLDYVQRDAYMTGFSLDMVDIERLLLYTFFTPKGLTLHKAGESALMRFLNAKFALYLHVYHHRTTRAIDLHIQEIFKETMARIAPYNPYKALDRYLELTDWSMFERVGQWVASKDPHERALGAEWGKVLGRNVKWKMAYDVVSTIEESQRMVRFQTAEHLEEAIRRCLPRRLHGIEFKVDMAALDPRPINPLAEGSKQIFMYNPATGDVSPRPLMELFRDIPPKVARYRVFTTDRRHVKALSDASEKVLTGAAGESVPTNI; from the coding sequence ATGGCCACACCGCGTACTGCCGCGAGACACTCGACCGGAAATGTGAGTACGCCACTGATATCGCCCTACGAAGGGGTGGCGTTACTGGCCGACCCGATCCATCGCTACATCCTCTTTACCGTTCCAATGGGTCATCGATCGGAACGGACCGAAAAGGAGCTTATCGACAGCCCGTGGGTCCAACGGTTGCGACGTATTCACCAACTGCAGAGTACCTGGTGGGTCTATCCTTCCGGTGAACACAGTCGGTTTCAGCATGTCCTGGGAACCATGCACATGGCCGGGGCGTTTGCGCGACATCTGTACCCCAGCTTGAAGGAGACATTCGGGGAGACGCTGCCGTCGGAGCCGTTCGTTGAAGAGCTGCTGAGACTGGCTGGATTGCTCCACGACGTGGGACACGGTCCCTTCGGGCATTTCTTCGACGACCACTTCCTGCGGCAGTTTCAGGTCGGCGGCGAGCGACTGAACCACGAGATCCTGGGGATGGCCATCATCATTAAGAGGCTAGGCGGCGTCATTCAGGCGATCCGCCGGAGCCCGAACGGCCTCTTTCGGCCGAATGAGCGGCTGGACCCCAGATATGTTGCGTTTTTGATCAAGAAGCCCGGTCCGTCGACTCGGTCCGGGACCGGCCTCGCGGCCGGATTCCCGGAGTGGCTGTCGGCGCTCCGCCCGCTCTTCTCCGGGATCTACACGGTCGACAATCTGGATTACGTCCAGCGAGACGCCTATATGACCGGCTTTTCACTGGATATGGTGGATATCGAGCGACTGCTGCTGTACACCTTTTTTACGCCGAAGGGACTGACCCTGCACAAGGCGGGGGAGTCGGCTCTGATGCGGTTCCTGAATGCGAAGTTCGCGCTCTACCTGCACGTCTACCATCATCGGACGACCCGGGCCATCGATCTGCATATTCAGGAAATTTTCAAAGAGACGATGGCGCGGATCGCTCCGTATAATCCGTACAAGGCGCTGGACCGGTATCTGGAGTTGACCGACTGGTCGATGTTCGAGCGGGTCGGCCAGTGGGTCGCCTCGAAGGATCCGCACGAGCGGGCGCTGGGGGCGGAATGGGGCAAGGTGCTGGGCCGGAACGTCAAGTGGAAGATGGCCTACGACGTTGTCTCCACCATCGAGGAGTCTCAGCGGATGGTCCGGTTTCAGACGGCCGAACATCTGGAAGAGGCGATCCGTCGCTGCCTGCCAAGGCGTCTGCACGGGATTGAGTTCAAGGTCGACATGGCCGCGCTCGATCCCCGTCCCATCAACCCGCTGGCCGAGGGGAGCAAGCAGATCTTCATGTACAATCCCGCCACGGGTGACGTATCGCCCAGGCCGCTCATGGAGCTGTTCCGCGATATCCCGCCCAAGGTCGCCCGTTACCGGGTCTTCACGACGGATCGCCGGCATGTGAAGGCCCTCAGCGACGCCTCCGAGAAGGTGCTGACCGGCGCCGCCGGCGAATCGGTCCCCACCAACATCTGA
- a CDS encoding bifunctional phosphoribosyl-AMP cyclohydrolase/phosphoribosyl-ATP pyrophosphatase, whose protein sequence is MEAFDLTQLRFDDSGLIPTIVQDAENSQVLMLAYMNRESLQMTLETGLTHFYSRSRQRIWQKGEESGHIQRVHEIYYDCDEDTLLIKAEQVVAACHTGRRSCFYRRLLPSPDAPPDTAQQQFDPEAVYGGSLAVLQQIFEVIRDRQARPQPDSYVSGLFAKGQDQILKKVGEEATELVVASKNGNPEEIIYEAADLWFHALVLLGHHGIAPSAVARELRKRYGKKDKAEYR, encoded by the coding sequence ATGGAAGCGTTCGATCTCACCCAGCTTCGATTCGACGATTCAGGCCTGATTCCGACCATTGTACAGGATGCTGAGAACAGCCAGGTCCTGATGCTGGCCTATATGAATCGAGAGTCGCTGCAGATGACGCTGGAGACCGGTCTCACCCACTTCTACAGCCGGTCCAGGCAGCGCATCTGGCAAAAGGGGGAGGAGTCCGGCCATATCCAGCGCGTCCACGAGATCTATTACGACTGCGACGAGGATACCCTGCTGATCAAGGCCGAACAGGTGGTGGCGGCCTGCCACACCGGTCGGCGATCCTGCTTCTACCGTCGCCTGCTTCCGTCCCCCGATGCGCCACCGGATACCGCTCAGCAGCAGTTCGATCCGGAGGCGGTCTACGGCGGAAGCCTTGCCGTCCTGCAGCAGATCTTCGAGGTGATCAGGGATCGTCAGGCGCGACCACAGCCGGATTCGTATGTCTCCGGTCTGTTCGCCAAGGGCCAGGACCAGATCCTCAAGAAGGTCGGCGAAGAGGCGACCGAGTTGGTGGTGGCCTCGAAGAATGGGAACCCGGAGGAGATTATCTACGAAGCCGCAGACCTCTGGTTTCATGCGCTGGTCCTGCTGGGGCATCATGGAATCGCGCCGTCAGCGGTCGCTCGGGAGCTGCGTAAACGGTACGGGAAAAAGGACAAGGCGGAGTATCGATAG
- a CDS encoding ABC transporter permease yields MGNPLDSIGRVVLQQVRTMGSMAIFLGSTGFWAALPPLKIRRIVGQIYFIGVKSSSIILLTAAFSGMVLGLQGYYTLRKFGSEALLGPAVGLSLIRELGPVMAALMVAARAGSASAAEIGIMRITEQIDALEAMAVNPMKYLVVPKVIAGLIAVPLLTAIFDVVGIFGGYLVGVKMLGVGAGTYFSEMRNMVEMSDIRGGFLKSVSFGLIVTWVCTYKGFYTGYGAEGVGKATTEAVVLSSVLVLVWNYVMTAVLF; encoded by the coding sequence ATGGGCAACCCGTTAGATTCTATTGGACGCGTGGTACTCCAACAGGTCCGGACCATGGGAAGTATGGCCATCTTCCTGGGTTCAACCGGTTTCTGGGCGGCCCTGCCACCATTGAAGATCAGGCGTATCGTCGGCCAGATCTATTTCATCGGAGTGAAGTCGAGCTCGATCATCCTGCTGACTGCCGCCTTCAGCGGAATGGTGCTGGGGCTCCAGGGATACTACACGCTTCGAAAGTTCGGGTCTGAGGCGCTGCTTGGTCCGGCCGTCGGGCTCAGTCTGATCCGGGAGCTGGGACCGGTGATGGCGGCCCTGATGGTGGCGGCTCGGGCCGGATCGGCCTCTGCCGCCGAGATCGGCATTATGCGGATTACAGAGCAGATCGACGCGCTGGAGGCGATGGCGGTCAATCCCATGAAATACTTGGTCGTTCCCAAGGTTATCGCAGGACTGATTGCCGTCCCGCTGCTCACGGCGATCTTCGATGTGGTAGGAATCTTCGGCGGCTACCTCGTTGGCGTGAAGATGCTTGGCGTCGGCGCCGGGACCTACTTTTCCGAGATGCGCAACATGGTGGAGATGAGCGACATACGAGGCGGTTTCCTGAAGTCTGTGAGCTTCGGTCTCATCGTCACCTGGGTCTGCACCTACAAAGGGTTTTACACCGGATATGGAGCCGAGGGCGTCGGCAAGGCCACGACCGAAGCGGTCGTCCTCTCGTCGGTTCTTGTGCTGGTTTGGAACTACGTTATGACCGCCGTTCTATTCTAA
- a CDS encoding histidinol-phosphate transaminase, producing MTRPHLLDLVKPEVVRLTAYRAEEPGPDLIRLDANESPFPLSETLRREVGGALERVDLHRYPDAKADQLRAVLATQLQVPPGSLILGNGSDELIQLLLLATSEPGTTVLAPVPTFSMYELIAKAQGLRFEGVPLDSRFEADLPALLETIEQLRPKVVFLAIPNNPTGTLFSEAEIFKILAVAPGLVVVDEAYGAYAGRTMLPHLVDQERLVILRSLSKIGLAGLRIGYLIAHPLLAAELEKVRLPYNLNCFSQTAAVVLLNHHEWINANVREVVRERERLMGRLAGLPGIEVFPSAANFILFRTAHSGAEVFETVRQQGVLVRNLGSIQGLHDCLRVTVGTKAENDRFMEALAKAMKRSESTGLGAHG from the coding sequence ATGACGAGGCCGCACCTGCTCGATCTGGTCAAACCGGAGGTCGTACGCCTCACCGCCTATCGGGCCGAAGAGCCGGGACCCGATCTGATCAGGCTTGATGCCAACGAAAGCCCGTTCCCGCTCTCGGAGACCCTTCGCCGAGAGGTTGGCGGCGCCTTGGAACGGGTGGACCTCCACCGCTACCCCGATGCAAAGGCCGATCAGCTTCGAGCCGTCCTGGCGACACAGCTTCAGGTGCCGCCGGGATCGCTGATCCTCGGCAACGGTTCCGATGAGCTGATTCAACTGCTGTTGCTGGCGACGTCGGAACCCGGAACGACCGTGTTGGCGCCGGTGCCGACCTTTTCGATGTATGAGCTGATTGCGAAGGCCCAGGGGCTACGCTTTGAAGGGGTCCCCCTCGACTCTCGTTTCGAGGCCGACCTGCCGGCCCTACTTGAGACCATCGAGCAATTGCGCCCCAAGGTCGTCTTTCTGGCGATACCGAACAACCCCACCGGTACTCTCTTCTCGGAGGCGGAGATCTTCAAGATTCTAGCCGTCGCGCCCGGGTTGGTGGTGGTAGACGAGGCCTATGGGGCGTACGCGGGGCGGACCATGCTGCCGCATCTGGTCGATCAGGAGCGGCTGGTCATCCTCCGCTCCCTCTCCAAGATCGGGCTGGCCGGTTTGCGCATCGGCTACCTGATAGCGCATCCTCTCCTCGCGGCCGAACTGGAGAAGGTCCGTCTTCCGTACAATCTCAATTGCTTCTCGCAGACGGCCGCAGTTGTGCTGCTCAACCATCACGAGTGGATCAATGCCAATGTTCGTGAGGTAGTCCGAGAGCGGGAGCGATTGATGGGTCGACTGGCGGGACTTCCGGGCATCGAGGTCTTCCCGTCAGCGGCGAACTTTATCCTCTTCCGGACGGCACATTCCGGGGCAGAGGTGTTCGAGACCGTGCGGCAGCAGGGGGTATTGGTGAGAAATCTCGGATCGATACAGGGCCTGCACGACTGTCTGCGGGTGACCGTGGGGACGAAAGCGGAGAACGATCGGTTCATGGAGGCATTGGCGAAAGCAATGAAACGTTCCGAGAGTACTGGACTTGGAGCTCATGGGTAG